The Microbacterium trichothecenolyticum sequence CAGCGCGTCGCGGGCCTCGAGGGCGGCACCGGCGCTCTCCTCGTCGCCAGCGGTCAGGCGGCCGAGACCTTCGCCGTGCTCAACATCGCGCAGGCCGGCGACCACATCGTGTCGTCGAGTTCGATCTACGGCGGCACGTACAACCTGTTCAAGTACACCCTCGCCAAGCTCGGCATCGAGACGACGTTCGTCGAGAACCAGGACGACCCCGAGGAGTGGCGCGCCGCGGTCCGCCCGAACACGAAGCTGTTCTTCGCCGAGACGATCGGCAACCCCAAGATCAACGTGCTCGACATCCGCCGCGTCGCCGACGTGGCGCACGACGCCGGCGTCCCGCTCATCGTCGACAACACGATCGCGACGCCGTATCTCATCCGTCCCTTCGAGCACGGGGCCGACATCGTCGTGCACTCGGCGACGAAGTTCCTCGGCGGCCACGGAACGGTCATCGGCGGTGTCATCGTCGACGGCGGCACCTTCGCCTGGTCCGAGCACTCCGACCGGTTCCCGGGCCTGACCACGCCCGACCCCTCGTACCACGGCGCGGTCTACACGCAGGCGGTCGGCGACGGCCTCGCCTACATCATCAAGGCCCGCGTGCAGCTGCTGCGCGACCTCGGTGCCTCGATCGCCCCGCAGAGCGCGTGGCAGCTGATCCAGGGCATCGAGACCCTGTCGCTGCGCATCGAGCGCCACGTGCAGAACGCGCAGGAGATCGCCGAGTGGCTGGAGAACCACGACGACGTCGCAACCGTCAACTACTCGGGTCTGCCCACCTCGCCCTGGTACGCGGCCGCGAACAACTACGCACCCAAGGGCGTCGGCGCGGTCCTGTCGTTCGAGCTCAAGGGCGGCGTCGAGGCGGGCCGCGAGTTCGTGAACTCCCTGTCGCTGTTCAGCCACCTCGCCAACATCGGCGACGTGCGCTCGCTCGTCATCCACCCGGCATCGACCACGCACTCGCAGCTCACGCCCGAGCAGCAGTTGACCGCGGGGGTGACCCCGGGTCTCGTGCGCCTGTCGGTGGGTCTCGAGAACATCGACGATCTCAAAGCCGATCTCGACCAGGCCCTCGCCGCCGCGCGGCGCGTGTCCGAGGCCGCTCGCGCCTGATCGCGCTCGTGAGACGCCCCGACCCGGATGGGTCGGGGCGTTTCACGTGGGCGGCGGCGGCCGCGTGCGGGGTGTGGTGCGCGCAGGGCGAGGGATGCCGGGAGGATCCACGCCGCGGAATCGTCCTCCCTCCGTCCCTCGCCCTCCGCCCGTCATATCCGCCCCTCACGTCCCGCGCGGCGCCCCGAGGGGATGCGAGCACTTCTCACGAGCCGTTCCCGCGCCCCGATCGACGTAACATCTCCGATCGGCGGCGAGCTACCGGGAAGAATGGATGCCATGGACTGGCAGACCTCCGAAGACACGGTGCCCTCGGCCCCGGTGACGGAGGCCGACGCCCGTTCGCTGCTCGGTCGACCGCCCGCCACCGGCGCGTGGCGCGACGGCGACCCGATCGGTGACCGTCGCTTCGCGTCGTTCGGGCTGTTCGCCACCGAGAACGGCGAGTCCCTCCCGCAGGTGCGTCTCGCGTACGAGACGTGGGGCGAGCTCTCCCCCGCCCGAGACAACGCGGTGCTCGTGCTGCACGCGCTCACCGGAGACAGCCACGTGCGCGGAGCAGCCGGCGCCGGGCATCCCACCGCCGGATGGTGGAGCGACCTCGTCGGCCCGGGAGCGGCGATCGACACCGACCGCTGGTTCGTGGTGGCCCCGAACATGCTGGGCGGATGCCAGGGCTCGACCGGGCCCGCGAGCATCGCGCCCGACGGCTACGAGTGGGCCTCGCGCTTTCCCTACCTGACCATCCGCGACCAGGTCGCAGCCCAGGCACTGCTCGCCGACGCGCTCGGCATCGAGCGGTGGTTCGCGGTCGTCGGCGGTTCGATGGGCGGCATGCACGCGCTCGAATGGGCGGTCGGTCACCCCGACCGCGTCGCGCGTTCGGCGATCCTGTCGGCCCCGCCGGTGACCACGGCCGACCAGATCGCGTTGAACTCCGTGCAGCTCGACACCGTTCGCATGGATCCGCGCTTCGCCGGCGGCGGGTACTACGACGCCGGCGACGGCGACGGCCCGCATCGCGGACTCGCCCTGGCTCGTCGCATGGCGCTGCTGAACTACCGCAGCCCGACCGAGCTGAACCAGCGCTTCCAGCGATCGTGGCAGTCGGGGGTCAGCCCCCTGGGACGCGGCGGGCGTTTCGCCGTGGAATCGTACCTCGACTTCCACGGCAACAAGTTCACCCGGCGCTTCGACGCCAACAGCTACCTCAACCCTCGTCGAAGCGATGAACTCGCACGACGTCGGACGCGATCGTGACGGCGTCGAAGACGCCCTGCGCCGGGTCACCGCCACCACGCTCGTGCTCGGCATCGACAGCGATCGTCTCTTCCCGATCGACGGGCAGCATCGCATCGCCCGCAGCATCCCGCACACGCTCGACGGCGATGAGTCAGTGGTGCTGACGAGCGACTTCGGTCACGACGGCTTCCTCATCGAAACCGCCGCGGTCGCGCATCACTTGCGTCGACTGTTCGCGACCTGACGATTCCGGATGCCGGGGAGCCCGGCATCCGTCGCATCGCCGTCCGCACGCGGTCGGTCGAGGCTCCGCCGCACACCGCCCTCGCGGGCAGGCGGGCTGTCGGGGGCTCGCGATGACGGAGTCGACCGGGCGACTCAGTTCTGCGTGGGGATCGAGCCCGTGATGGCGGTCAGCGCGGCTTCGGAGGCGGGCAGACGGTGCGCGGGGTGACGCCCCTTGCGGTCCTCCACGCGGTACGACACGAACGCCACGATCAGCCCACCGAGGGCCAGGATGCCACCGACCCACGCCGGCGCCTGCAACCCGAGACCCGCGGCGATCGCGAGGCCGCCGAGGAACGCGCCCAGACTGTTGCCGATGTTCAGCGACGAGTGGTTGAGGGCCGCACCGATGGACTGGTAGTCGTCGGCGACATCCATCAGACGGGTCTGTATGGCGGGGCTGAGAGCCGCACCGCAGAAGGCGACGCAGAACGCGAACAGGGTGAGACTGACGATCCACCCGGTGGTCAGGGCGAGGCCGACCGACGCGGCGCTCAGCGCGAGCAGACCGGCGAGGAGCCAGAAGCGCAGGTCTTTGTCGGCGAGCGCCCCGCCGACGATGTTGCCGATCGTCATCCCCACACCGACGAGGACCAGCACGAGCGAGACGACCCATTCGGGCTGGCCCGCGACGTCGGTGATCATGGGGGCGATGTAGCTGTACATCGCGAAGAATCCCCCGAACCCGACCGCGCCGATACCCAGGGCGAACCAGACCTGTCCGATGCGGAAGACGCGCAGTTCGTCGCGCAGACGTCGGCCGGGGGTGCCCGGGTGCGTCGGCACGAAGAAGGCGATGCAGACGGTGGCCAGCAGGAAGATGCCGGTCACCACGGCGAATGCCGCGCGCCACCCGACCTGCTGTCCGAGCAGGGTGCCGATCGGCACCCCCACCACGTTGGCGATCGTCAGACCCGTGAGCACGAAAGCCACGCCCTTTGCGCGCTTGCCGGGACCCAGTACATCGGCGGCCACGAGCGCGCCGATGCCGAAGTAGGCGCCGTGCGGGAGCCCGGCGAGGAACCGGGATGCCGCGACGAGCTCGAACGTGGGAGCGATGACGGTCAGCAGGGTGAAGAACGTCAGCGCCGCGGCGAGGACGATCATCACGCGGTGGCGGGGAAAGCGGGCGACGGATCCCGCGATGGTCGGCGCGCCGACGACGACGCCGAGCGCGTAGAGCGAGATGAGCCACCCCGCCTGAGCGATGGCATCGTCGGGCGAAGCCGCCCACGTGTTCGGGACGAGCTCGCGCGCGATGTTGGGCAGCAGCCCCATCACGACGAACTCGGTCATGCCGATGCCGAAACTGCCGATGGCGAGAGAGAGGAGCGCCCGCATCGCCGCGCCTCTCGACGGGGTCGAGGAGGTCACCCGTCGATCGTAGTGGGCACCGGGCGCCGTGGTCGAATCGTTTCGAGAGTCGGCGTGGCGAGCCCTCGTCGCGGACCTTCTCGCCATCTCGCCGATGGTCAGAGGCCCACAGCACTGGCCCTCCCCAGGCCGCTCGGCGGGTGAACTTTCCCCCGCGCGGCCTCCGAACGCGCGACGACCTCGCCGATGCTGGCAATCTGGTCATCCTCGCCGCACGACGAAGGGACGCCGAACATGACGGAACCGCAGGTCTGGGTCCTCATCGGAACCTTCGCTGCAGCCATCCTCGGCGGCATGACCTTCAGCACGAACCTCATCATGGGATCGCTCTCGAAGGTGATCGTCGCGAACACCGATCGACTCGAAGCTCGCATCGATACGTTGCGCTCGGAGACGGTGGCCGAGACCCGCATCACGCGCACCGAACTCAACGCCAAGATCGACAGCGTCGAGGCCGCACTGAACGCGAAGATCGACGGCGTCGAAGCAGGACTCAACGCCAAGATCGACAGCGTCGAAGCAGGACTCAACGCCAAGATCGACAGCGTCGAAGCAGGACTCAACGCCAAGATCGACAGCGTCGAAGCAGGACTCAACGCCAAGATCGACAGCGTCGAGGCAGGACTCAACGCCAAGATCGACAGCGTCGAAGGTCGGCTGCGTGGCGACCTCGCGCGCATCGATGCCGATGTCGCGGCCATCACCAAGCGCGTCTGGACCGACCCGCCCGCCTGAGATCCTCGCCGGCGATTGCCTCGGTGCCGCGACGTCGGTGTCCGGCCGGCGAATCAGTCGGCGCGACGCTCCAGCGCCTCCTCCAGCCGCTCGACCTTGCCGTCGATCTCCCCCGTCCGCCCCGGGCGGATGTCGGCCTTCACCACGAGCGAGACGCGCGATCCGTATGGCAGCACGGCATCCGTCGCCGCTTTGACGACGGCGAACACCTCGTCCCACTCCCCCTCGATCTCGGTGAACATCGAGGTGGTGCGGTGCGGCAGGCCCGAGGCCCGCACCACGGCGACCGCCGCGGCGACGGCATCGTGCACGGAGCCGTCGGGGTTCTCCGCAGCAGCGGGACCGACGCCCGACGGGGCGACCGAGAAGGCGATGAGCATGGTCAGAGACTACGCCCGGTTCCCTCGTCCGCGCGGTCTCGCGACGAGTGGCTCGGCGCCCCACGCCCCGGCGACACGTGACTCAGCGACACGCGGCTCAGCGACGCGTGACTCAGCGACGCGCGGCCGCGCGCGGAAACGGCGCGCGGCGTCCCGTGACGATCTCGTGCAGTCCCGCCGGCGGGCGCACCCGCCCCACCGGAACCCGCACGACCCGCACGACGGCCCACACCAGCAGCACCACGGCGAGCAGGTTGCGCGCCTCGAGCACGAACACGGGGAACGGATTGGGGTGCGTGGCCATGAGGCCGTCATACAGCAGCGGGTACATCCACTGGGTCAGGGCGGCGATCACCAGCGTCATCCCCGCGAAGGCGTACCAGCGACGACGGTCGACCATGAGACCGAGCACGACCGGGGCGAACAACCACACGTAGTACTGCGGCGAGCCGACCTTGTTCAGCGCGATGAAGGCTGTCACGAGGGCGAGAGAGAGCGGGGGGAACAGGCTGAGGAACGTCGCACCGGCGCGCAGCTTGCGCACACCGACCACGGCGACGCCCACCATGACGAGCAGCATGATCGGCGTCATCGCCGCGATGAGTGGCTCGGCTCCGGGGCCTGTCACCTGGAAGGTGAGCACACCGGCGTCGTAGTACACCTGGGATCCGGGCACGTAGAAGGCGGCGAGGAACATGTAGAGGCCTCCGACGGGGGCCTCCATCTGGATCCCGCGGGAGGTCTGATCGCCGACGAACCCGAAGACGTACGGGGCTCCGCCCAGCGCCACGACGGGGATGATCGTCGCGAGCGAGACAGCCACCGCCCCCCACACCAGGGCCAGACGACGACGCACGACGACCGCCCCGGCGGCGAGGATGGCCGCGGGCCAGACCTTCATCCACACCGCGACCGAGAGCAGCACGGATGCCACGAAGGGACGCCGCAGCATCCAGATGCTGCCGAGGATCGCGAACGGAACCGTGATGCCGTCGATGCGGTAGAGGCCCACCGGTCCGATCAGCAGGATCGCGGCCAGCCAGAACCACGCGGCGAGCACGCGTCCACGAGAGCGCCCCGTGCCCACGAGGATCACGAACGCGACCAGGTTGAACAGCGACACCGTGATGGCCCACGCGGGGGTGTACCCGACCGCCCAGGCGAACAGCCACGCGAAGGTCATCGGCAGGAACGCGAGCTGCGGGTAGATCCACTTCTCGGTGATGCCCGGCCACTCCCACGTGGCCGAGCGCGTGCACGACGTGACGTCGACGCCGCCGAACAGCGCGCACCGCGACCAGGGCTCGTACACCAGGTACACATCGCCCATCGGCTCGTTGGGCTGCTGATAGCCCAAGATGCCGACGACGACGTGCACCGCGACGAACGCGATCAACAGGGGAACGACACGCCTCAGCACCGCCTCATCCTAAACGGGCACTCCGCATCGCCAGGTACGGCCGGAAGGGTCGCGCCCGCGCCCGCGGGCAAACGGCGGGCCAACCGTTACCCGATCGAGTCCGACAGCACCCCGGCCACGACACCCGGCAGCGCCTCGGCGACGTCGAGGGCGGTGATCGGTCCGCCCTCTCCCCCGTGGACACCGGATGCCGCCCTCCCGGCCGCTCCGTGCAGCCACGCGGCCGTGGCGGCACAGGCCGCGAGGTCGTCGAGTCCGACGCGGTCGGCCGCGACCGCCCCGGCGACGACGGCGCCCAGCACGCCACCGAGCACGTCGCCCGTTCCCGCGGTGGCGAGCCAGGGCGTGCCCGCCGAGACCCGGCGTGCCCAGCCACCCGCTGCGGCCACGATCGTCACCGCACCCTTCGACAGCACGACGCCGCCGAACGCCTCGGCGGTCTCGCGCGCCGCCACCTCACGGGCGTCGTCGTCGGTGGCATCCGTCGGCGTCAGCCCGAGCTCCGCGCGCAGCCGGTCGAGCTCCCGCGCGTGCGGCGTCACGATCACCGGCGCGGCAGCCCGGGCCACGAGATCGAGCGCTCCGGCGTCGACGACGACCGGCAGCTCGCCGCCCAGGATCTCCCGGAGCGCGGCCGTCTCGGCGGCGTCGCGCTCCGCGGCATCCGTGCCCGACCCGATCACCCAGGCCTGCACCCGCCCGTCGGCCGTCACCGTCTCGGGTCGCCGCTGCATCACCAGCGTCTGGGCGTGCTCGGGTCCGAGGTAGCGGACCATGCCCGTGCCGGTGCGCCACGCGGCCTCGACACCCAGCATCGCCGCACCCGGATAGCGCGCGGAGCCCGTGCGCATCCCCACGACCCCGCGGGAATACTTGTCGTCGCGCGCCGTTGGCCTTCGCAGCGCGCCACCGGCATCGTGTCCGGTCCAGTCCTTCGCCGTCATGGCGTCACCCTAGAACGCAAAGGTCCCCATGAGTGCCCTCTTCACACCCCTGTCCGTCCGCGGTATCGAGATGCGCAACCGGCTGTGGGTGTCGCCGATGTGCCAGTACAGCGCCGTCGACGGGATGCCGAACGAGTGGCATCACGTGCACCTCGCCCAGTTCGCGGCGGGAGGGGCGGGCCTGGTGATCGCCGAGGCGAGCGCCGTCTCGCCCGAGGGCCGCATCTCGCCCGACGACGCCGGACTGTGGACCGACGCGCACGCCGCGGCATGGGCGCCGATCGTCGCGGCGATCCGCGCGCGCGGCGCCGTGGCGGGTGTGCAGCTCGGCCACGCCGGCCGTAAGGCCTCGACCACCTCGCCGCTGACGGGCGGCCGCGGATCGGTCGCCGCCGACGCGGGCGGGTGGACGACCGTCGCGCCCTCGGCGCTCGCGTACGACCGCTTCGCCGTTCCGGTCGCCCTCGATGCCGCGGGCATCGAGAAAGTCGTCGCCGATTTCGCGGATGCCGCCCGCCGCGCCGTCGCAGCCGAATTCCAGGTCGTCGAGATCCATGCCGCGCACGGTTATCTGCTGCACCAGTTCCTCTCCCCGTTGACGAACCACCGCGACGACGCCTACGGCGGCTCGTTCGAGAACCGCGTGCGCCTTCTCGTGCGCGTGACCGAGGCTGTCCGCGCGGCGGCACCGGATGCCGCGGTCTTCGTGCGGTTCTCGGCGACCGACGCCGCCGAGGGCGGCTGGGACGTCACCGACACGGTGGCGGCATCACGCCTCGTCGCCGCGGCCGGGGCAGACCTCATCGACGTCTCCAGTGGTGGGCTCGTGCCGGAGCAGTACATCGTGCCCGGCCCCGGCTACCAGGTGGATTACGCCGCGACGGTGCGCCGCGAGACGGGCCTGCTCGTGGCCGCCGTGGGCATGATCGACGATCCGACCTTCGGTGAGCAGATCCTCGCCGACGGCCGCGCCGACGCGATCCTGTCGGCGCGCGAATGGCTGCGCGACCCGCACTACGCGCTGCGCGCGGCCGCCGCGCTCGGCGACGAGGTACCCGCCCCCGCGCAGTACGCCCGGGCCTACTGAGGCGTGTCCCGCGCGCTCCTCACCCCTGCGCGAGAGCCTCGGATGCCACGAGGCCGAGGGCCCGTAGCATCCGAGGCTCTGCGGATCAGGCGAACCGACGACGCGCGGTGGCGTCCTGCACCTCGCCGACGAGTTCCTCGATGACGTCTTCGAGGAACAGCACCGCTTTGACGTCGCCGGCCTCGTCGCGCACCTGCGCGAGGTGGCGGCCCGAGCGGCGCATGACGGCGAGAGCGTCTTCGAGATCGGTCGTCTCGAGCACCGACACCATGTGGTGGATGCGCTTGCCGGGAATGGGGCGCGCCATGACGGCGTCGGACCCTTCGGCGGCACGCAGCACGTCTTTCAGATGCACATAGCCCGTGGGCGTTCCGTTCTCGTCGACGATCACGTACCGCGAGTACCCGTGCTGCGCCACGGCACGCTCGATCTCTGTCGGCGTGGTGGTCTCGGGAAGCGTGACCAGCTCGCCCAGGGGCACGGCGATGTCGGCGGCCTTCTTCTCGGTGAACTCGACCACCGCGGTCACCGTGCCCGCGGCGTCGTCGAGCACTCCCTCGCGGCGCGACTGGGTGACGATCGTCGCGACCTCGTCGAGCGTGTAGGTCGAGGCGGCCTCGTCTTTCGGCTCGACGCGGAACAGGCGCAGCACGTGGTTGGCGGTCCAGTTCAGCGCGACGATGATCGGGTAGAACGCCTTGGACACCGCTACCAGAGGCGGCGCGAGCAGGAGCACCGCGCGGTCGGGAAGCGAGAAGGCCAGGTTCTTCGGCACCATCTCGCCGAAGACGACGTGCAGGTACGACACGACCAGGAGCGCGACCACGAAGGCCGCGACGTCGACGGCGGCCTCGGGCAGCCCGGTCAGGCCGAGAGGACCCGCGAGCAGGTGGTGGATCGCCGGCTCCGAGACGTTCAGGATCAGCAACGAGCAGATCGTGATGCCGAGCTGACAGGTCGCGAGCATGAGCGTGGCGTGCTCCATGGCGTACAGCGCCGTCTTCGCGGCGCGCGAGCCCCGGTCGGCGTGCGGTTCGATCTGCGAGCGTCGGGCGGAGATGACGGCGAACTCGGCGCCGACGAAGAAGGCGTTCGCGATCAGCAGCACGACCAGCCACGCGATTCCGGCCCAGTCGTTCATCGCTGGTCACCGCCCTTCGCCGCGCGGACGAGGTCGTCGACGTCGGTCTCGACCGGCGTGGGCGTGAACTGCACGCGGTCGACGCGGCGGCCGTCCATCCGGTGCACGGTGAGCACGCCGTCGTCGAGGGCGACCGTGTCGCCGACGACCGGGATGCGCTCGAGCGAGGCCATGATGAAACCTCCGACCGTGTCGTAGACCTCACCCTCGGGCACCCGCACACCGGCGCGGTCGAGCACCTCGTCGGGCCGCAGGTCGCCCGGGAACGTCACCGATGCCGCCGAGCGCACGACGCCCGCCCGGGAACGGTCGTGCTCGTCGAGCACCTCGCCGACGATCTCTTCGACGAGGTCTTCGAGGGTGACCACGCCCGCGGTCCCGCCGTACTCGTCGACCACGATCGCCATCTGGTAGCCGCGCGAGCGCAGCTCCGACACCAGCGCGTCGAGGTGCACGGTCTCGGGAACGCGCAGCGGCTCGGTCGCCAGGGCTGCGACCGGCACCTCGCCCCGCTTCTCGCGCGGCACGCCGATGGCGGCCTTGAGGTGCACGACGCCGATGATGTCGTCCATCGACTCCCCGTATACGGGGAACCGGCTGTGCCCCGTGCGTCGCGCCAGCTGCACGACGTCGTCGGTGGGGTCACCCGCGGCGAGCGCGTGCACGCTCGGTCGCGGGGTCATGACGTCGGCGGCGCTGAGGCGGGCGAAGGTGAGGCTGCGATCCAGCAGCGACGCGGTGTCTTTCTCGAGCATTCCGGCGCTCGCGGAGCGCTTGACCAGGCTCGACAGCTCTTCGGCCGACCGTGCGCCCGACAGCTCTTCCTTGGGTTCGACGCCCATGGCGCGCAGCACCCCGTTGGCGCTGCCGTTGAGAACGGTGATCGCGGGCTTGAACACCGCGGTGAAGGCCACCTGGAACGGGATGACGAGCTTGGCCGTCTGCCGGGGGATGGCGAGGGCGAAGTTCTTCGGCACGAGCTCACCGAGGATCATCGACAGCACGGTGGCGACGCCCACGCCGATGATGGCGGCCAACGTCACCACGAGCGCCTCGGGCAGTCCCCACGCCTGGAAGGCCGGACGCAGCAGGTTCGAGATCGCCGGTTCCATCGTGTATCCGGTGAGCAGCGTCGTCAGGGTGATGCCCAGCTGCGCGCTGGACAGGTGCGTCGAGGTGATGCGCAACGCGTCGATCGTGAGCGACAGACGCGTCTCACCGGCCTCGCGGCGAGCCTCGAGGTCGGCGCGGTCGAGATTGACGAGGGCGAACTCGCTCGCGACGAAGAGTCCGGTTCCCACGGTGAGGATGAGCCCCACGCCGAGCATGACGTATTCCATCAGGCATCACCTCCGATCGACCGGTGCGCGGTGTCGGAAGGGCGGCGTCGGGGCTCGGGTCTACAACTGGGAGGGTCGTCCATCGTGCGGTC is a genomic window containing:
- a CDS encoding MFS transporter — translated: MRALLSLAIGSFGIGMTEFVVMGLLPNIARELVPNTWAASPDDAIAQAGWLISLYALGVVVGAPTIAGSVARFPRHRVMIVLAAALTFFTLLTVIAPTFELVAASRFLAGLPHGAYFGIGALVAADVLGPGKRAKGVAFVLTGLTIANVVGVPIGTLLGQQVGWRAAFAVVTGIFLLATVCIAFFVPTHPGTPGRRLRDELRVFRIGQVWFALGIGAVGFGGFFAMYSYIAPMITDVAGQPEWVVSLVLVLVGVGMTIGNIVGGALADKDLRFWLLAGLLALSAASVGLALTTGWIVSLTLFAFCVAFCGAALSPAIQTRLMDVADDYQSIGAALNHSSLNIGNSLGAFLGGLAIAAGLGLQAPAWVGGILALGGLIVAFVSYRVEDRKGRHPAHRLPASEAALTAITGSIPTQN
- a CDS encoding hemolysin family protein — translated: MEYVMLGVGLILTVGTGLFVASEFALVNLDRADLEARREAGETRLSLTIDALRITSTHLSSAQLGITLTTLLTGYTMEPAISNLLRPAFQAWGLPEALVVTLAAIIGVGVATVLSMILGELVPKNFALAIPRQTAKLVIPFQVAFTAVFKPAITVLNGSANGVLRAMGVEPKEELSGARSAEELSSLVKRSASAGMLEKDTASLLDRSLTFARLSAADVMTPRPSVHALAAGDPTDDVVQLARRTGHSRFPVYGESMDDIIGVVHLKAAIGVPREKRGEVPVAALATEPLRVPETVHLDALVSELRSRGYQMAIVVDEYGGTAGVVTLEDLVEEIVGEVLDEHDRSRAGVVRSAASVTFPGDLRPDEVLDRAGVRVPEGEVYDTVGGFIMASLERIPVVGDTVALDDGVLTVHRMDGRRVDRVQFTPTPVETDVDDLVRAAKGGDQR
- a CDS encoding bifunctional o-acetylhomoserine/o-acetylserine sulfhydrylase encodes the protein MSASENWRFETKQIHTGAQPDPVTKARATPIYQTTSYVFDNATHAANLFALAEFGNIYTRIQNPTQDVVEQRVAGLEGGTGALLVASGQAAETFAVLNIAQAGDHIVSSSSIYGGTYNLFKYTLAKLGIETTFVENQDDPEEWRAAVRPNTKLFFAETIGNPKINVLDIRRVADVAHDAGVPLIVDNTIATPYLIRPFEHGADIVVHSATKFLGGHGTVIGGVIVDGGTFAWSEHSDRFPGLTTPDPSYHGAVYTQAVGDGLAYIIKARVQLLRDLGASIAPQSAWQLIQGIETLSLRIERHVQNAQEIAEWLENHDDVATVNYSGLPTSPWYAAANNYAPKGVGAVLSFELKGGVEAGREFVNSLSLFSHLANIGDVRSLVIHPASTTHSQLTPEQQLTAGVTPGLVRLSVGLENIDDLKADLDQALAAARRVSEAARA
- a CDS encoding thiamine-binding protein produces the protein MLIAFSVAPSGVGPAAAENPDGSVHDAVAAAVAVVRASGLPHRTTSMFTEIEGEWDEVFAVVKAATDAVLPYGSRVSLVVKADIRPGRTGEIDGKVERLEEALERRAD
- a CDS encoding ADP-dependent NAD(P)H-hydrate dehydratase: MTAKDWTGHDAGGALRRPTARDDKYSRGVVGMRTGSARYPGAAMLGVEAAWRTGTGMVRYLGPEHAQTLVMQRRPETVTADGRVQAWVIGSGTDAAERDAAETAALREILGGELPVVVDAGALDLVARAAAPVIVTPHARELDRLRAELGLTPTDATDDDAREVAARETAEAFGGVVLSKGAVTIVAAAGGWARRVSAGTPWLATAGTGDVLGGVLGAVVAGAVAADRVGLDDLAACAATAAWLHGAAGRAASGVHGGEGGPITALDVAEALPGVVAGVLSDSIG
- a CDS encoding NADH:flavin oxidoreductase/NADH oxidase, encoding MSALFTPLSVRGIEMRNRLWVSPMCQYSAVDGMPNEWHHVHLAQFAAGGAGLVIAEASAVSPEGRISPDDAGLWTDAHAAAWAPIVAAIRARGAVAGVQLGHAGRKASTTSPLTGGRGSVAADAGGWTTVAPSALAYDRFAVPVALDAAGIEKVVADFADAARRAVAAEFQVVEIHAAHGYLLHQFLSPLTNHRDDAYGGSFENRVRLLVRVTEAVRAAAPDAAVFVRFSATDAAEGGWDVTDTVAASRLVAAAGADLIDVSSGGLVPEQYIVPGPGYQVDYAATVRRETGLLVAAVGMIDDPTFGEQILADGRADAILSAREWLRDPHYALRAAAALGDEVPAPAQYARAY
- a CDS encoding glycosyltransferase family 87 protein, translated to MLRRVVPLLIAFVAVHVVVGILGYQQPNEPMGDVYLVYEPWSRCALFGGVDVTSCTRSATWEWPGITEKWIYPQLAFLPMTFAWLFAWAVGYTPAWAITVSLFNLVAFVILVGTGRSRGRVLAAWFWLAAILLIGPVGLYRIDGITVPFAILGSIWMLRRPFVASVLLSVAVWMKVWPAAILAAGAVVVRRRLALVWGAVAVSLATIIPVVALGGAPYVFGFVGDQTSRGIQMEAPVGGLYMFLAAFYVPGSQVYYDAGVLTFQVTGPGAEPLIAAMTPIMLLVMVGVAVVGVRKLRAGATFLSLFPPLSLALVTAFIALNKVGSPQYYVWLFAPVVLGLMVDRRRWYAFAGMTLVIAALTQWMYPLLYDGLMATHPNPFPVFVLEARNLLAVVLLVWAVVRVVRVPVGRVRPPAGLHEIVTGRRAPFPRAAARR
- a CDS encoding hemolysin family protein, with the translated sequence MNDWAGIAWLVVLLIANAFFVGAEFAVISARRSQIEPHADRGSRAAKTALYAMEHATLMLATCQLGITICSLLILNVSEPAIHHLLAGPLGLTGLPEAAVDVAAFVVALLVVSYLHVVFGEMVPKNLAFSLPDRAVLLLAPPLVAVSKAFYPIIVALNWTANHVLRLFRVEPKDEAASTYTLDEVATIVTQSRREGVLDDAAGTVTAVVEFTEKKAADIAVPLGELVTLPETTTPTEIERAVAQHGYSRYVIVDENGTPTGYVHLKDVLRAAEGSDAVMARPIPGKRIHHMVSVLETTDLEDALAVMRRSGRHLAQVRDEAGDVKAVLFLEDVIEELVGEVQDATARRRFA